The Perca fluviatilis chromosome 3, GENO_Pfluv_1.0, whole genome shotgun sequence nucleotide sequence TACGCGTCTCTATATGGAACACTGTGTTTATATCTGTCTCTATTTAAGGCTTTAACCTCCCTGTACGCATCCCGCTGCCTTTATGGGTTCACAGAGGGTCGCCAACACACTGCTGACACTACACAACGCACAACTCCTCATGCTTTTCTCCATATTTCTGTActgctctccccctctctttacAGTACTGTAACAAGACTGTCCTGTTTTGTTCTCTATCTAGTTCCTGTAGAAGGTGACACTTCTCTTTCGCCCGAACGTTTCGCCTGTGACAGGGAAATGTACGTTCCCATCAACAAAACCTGCCTCCCTCCTCTACAGCCTCATCCCAGCACTAACCAGCAGCCGCCCATATAATGGATGGTCATGATACAGGCCACTGCTTCCAGCAACTAACGGCAATGGTTAAGAGAAAGGGTGGGGGCGAGATGGAAGGCTTTTTGGGAGGGAAGGGTGGGGGCTGTTATGGGTTTGGTGGTGGATTGCATGTGTCTGTTATCAGCACTCTGCAGTCGACATTCAAGACACTAATAAAGTCACACTGTGTTTTAAATCAGACACCATCACCTTACTAATGCCTTTCCTGCAAAAGGCACACGCCTATTTCTGTTAATGGGCTTGGCTGCACATTACATCAGCTAccctgcacatactgtatacataccaTAATAAACATAATATCTGTTTGCATTGGTTCAGCCGGCTCACCTTGTCTCTGAACACTTCGGGGTTGCGGTACATGAAGTCACGGTAACTCTCCGTGCGCACTTTATCCTGTTGAGAGAATATTCAAAAATGAAGACCGATACACGCGGAAACCAACTTTTCTtgagtaattaaaaaaaaaaaaaaaaaaagaatataacaTGTTAATGTGTACGGTTTCTAAGGGTTAAGGGAGTCTAACCTTTTTTCCAGTTCAACGACTGCTTGCATTAGGATGCTTATGTTGTGAAGTTTAATTCAACATGGGCCTTATCAGCCCCCTTGGGAAAGAAAATCTTAGAGCACAGCATGTAGAGCTTTTTCTACACCGGTGCAGATAACAGCAGATCAAAACAGACTGCAAGGGATTCTTGGAAATTCCAGAGCAAATCTATGGGATAAATACAAGTGGGAGGGATCCTGAAATTTCTAGTGAAGGCCAGGTCAGGACTCGCTAATTAACCTGCCAATCAAATCTGCCTACAAACCCCAGCAACTCCTCTCTGGAGGAAAAGCTACAGAATCGATTGAAATAACAGAAACACGCCTTAGTGCAAGATACCTTAGAATTGAGGAGGTTCTATTCGATAGTTAGCTCTCGGAAGatatttacaatttaaaaaatcatTAGTAATGGGACTATGATAACCAAAGATTCATTGTTCATTGTACTCAGCTAGAACAGTCAAATAAGCTCTGATATTTGTGTCATTTAACTATGACGTTGCCTTAAAAGaacatgaaaacacaaaaaataataaaaaattattatacTGTAGCAAAATGTCAAACATCAGTTAAACTTACAGTTGAATAATTTGGGGAAAACATTTAATTGCTATCTTTTTTTACCAACACTGCAGCGGCAAATTAAATATTGTTGTTATTAAATAAGGTTTGCGAATGTTTGGGTTTAATTTTCCCTCGAAAGAGGTAGGTTCAAATGTGTCCAAAACTATCTTAATACAAAGCTTACATGCCCATTTActgactgttgagctctgtttcagaccgatacctccggttcagccTGGTCCTTatcctcaacacgtgcctttttcagtcaaggaaaatacttttcaatactcatctggattgaagcagcaaacattcagtgtaagagtaaaaaatttagaataagttaatttgattcacagctgctacatatagtgtttccacctcgacaacccaactgcattttaccgcaaacttgtgactagttaactttctaaagtgggcgcaatcgcttgtttgctaagagtcgggtttTAATGTgcgattgtgtaaaggtgttaccaacctttcgtgaacttgtgaatttcgccagccgtcttctctcgttTTCATGGAGACAGACGTTGTGTGCAcggaggggaggggctgtgtgtgtgtgtgtgtgtgtgtgtgtgtgtgtgtgtgtgtgtgtgtgtgtgtgtgtgtgtgtggaaatgcagctgaacgaatacgctgcgtgttttaaataacgttaaaaaaaataataacaaaaacgtAATATGTGGCGGCTGGTGTTGATTGTAtggcgcaccgccacaaattagtctatgtgtgggaaacactggttgattttggctcccatcaCTTACCACGTCAGGGATGAAAGATTACAGCAACCAATAACTCTTTTATTGAACATATTGCAATGTGGGTATTGTTTCTTTTTGGATAAATCTAAACCTGTCCATTAGGATAATGTTGGGTAAAATAAAGGCTGTAATTGCAGATTGAAAAATGAGTCCCAGCCTCCTGTTCAGCCACCCCGATGGCACACCAAAACTTTCCACTAAGATCTCAAAAGGTGAGCTTAAAAGCAAACAAAGTGAGGCCGGTTTACATTGAAAAGATTCTCACCTCCTTCGTGTCACACTGATTGGCCAGTGTCCATGTTTTATTAATCAGTGACAAATTAAAAGTTGATTCATTTCATACGGTAGTGACTTACGTATTAGCTCACGTCATACTCAGAAATCACGACACCctcttctctcacacacacacacacacacacacacacacagtacatagAGTGCGTCATAGGTGATGCACTTCATGGCGACTTGTGAAAGATTTGACCACATTCTACCGCAAAGCCCCCCCATCACGTGTTCTCTGCTTTCCTGAGGCTCTGGTGGAGTTTGCAgcctgacgcacacacacaacgcaaAACTTAACAGCGCTTTGCACCAATCAGGACAGCGAACAGGAATATGTCTAAGCACTGCGGTAAGTAGAACAGGAAGGGAGGAGACAGAGCTGACAacaacccacccacccacccccccgcCCAGCTTGCGGACACTTTCAGGTTTCAGCATTTGAGCAGCGTAAAACTGTATATCCACGTTGCGAGCATCCCCCATGCAGCAGCACTGCTGGTGTCTCACATGAGAGCGCTGCACTTATTGCTGATTTATCActtttgagaaaatgtcttGTCCTCAGTATCAATGTGTGCATAAAGAtgaacattttcatttacatgctACATGGAAATCTCTCAGCCAAGACGTACGCTGATGAACCCACGTTTGCGCCTGGGGGGAGTGACTCATAAGACTGTAATGAGACCTGCAGGCCTGgtcagagagaaagagtgtgtgtgtgtgtgtgtgtgtgtgtgtgtgtgtgtgtgtgtgtgtgtgtgtgtgtgtgtgtgtgtgtgtgtgtgtgtgtgtgtgtgtgtggtgtggttttTGCACTACTCAGACCTTCAGCATCTCCTCGTGGATGCTATAATGGCCGTATGAGCTGAAGTAGGCCTCGTCCTCGTCCTCCCGGAGCTCGGCCACAGCACCCGTGTTACCAGATCTGCTGGTTTCTGCGTTCAGCACCAAACCCTGGGCCAGCAGCCTGAAAGAACACCGGACAGATCTGCGGTTAACTTCTAATATTAGGACATGGGACAAAAGCACCAACCAGAAAGCAGAAAGCACACACAACCTTCATGCAGGACGTAGCAGTAAATGGAGAAGATGGGAGGCATTAATCTTTCTAACTCTCTTCCAACCCCTCCATCCCAACCTCACTCTTTCTGTAATTTTCCCTTTTtgcctcccccccaccccccttcctCACTTTAACCTCCATGCTGCAGTGGAATTTTCCCATTGCTTTTTATCTTTCCCCTTCCTCCAAACTTCTTCCACAAGGTACTCTAGTTGGTGTTTCTACAATACTGGGTTCACTGTGTCCCCCTGCTGGCCCCAGCGGGGTATTGCAACCGCAAAGCAACATATTGAGTATATACTGCAAGCTCTCGAGAACATGGAAAGAAATCAAATCTACCCAAGATTAACCTGAAATAAATTTATAGACAACCACATCACATTTAGTGGTTATTAATTAAGAAAAAATGGAAATTCGTAAATGTCACTGACTTCAGTTTGTGCAGGTCATCCATGGCTCTGGCCAGGGCCTCCTCTGAGCTTCGGGCTCTCTCCTCAGCGGCCCGTGCCCTCTGCTGCAGTGCATCATGGGACTCTGCCCCAGACGACGGGCACATCGACAGGCTCGACCCCTCACAGAGCTCCTCAGGGTCTGcgagaaacacacagaggggAAGACAAACGGagatgtaaaatatatataggctCAACACAGTGACTAACACAGGttaaaaatgcaaacaaataaaaaataaaaatagtacacattgtatatattttgtgtatttatgcCCTGCGTGttttctgttgtattttaaatggcTGCTGCACAAAACGTTTTCCTTGAAGGAACAATGAAGTGAAGTAAAGTGGATGTGAAATCAGATTTCCAGGtcatatctaaaaaaaaaaacaatctgccTAAAAATTCAGATTTTCAGACCTTCTAGTGTTTTTAAAATCCTTATAAAAAATAACTCTATGAAAGAAATGGGCGTTGCTTTTGTTTGGTGTGCTTGTTTGATTCCTGCCAAGATTTGGCAAAACATGAAATGATGTTATAGCCACACATTTTCAGTAGCTACAAATGGAGCATAAGCTCAAATATCATCAGAGAGCAAGGGCTTCTTTGTGGAGCTGCCATTTTGCACCGTCATTCAACAAACATACAGGGAGAAATGCACTGCAGAGGAGGCACAAAGAGCCCGGCTGGGGACTGAAACAGGTAGGTCACTCCTGCATTTTCTCAACTTGAATataacattacatgtcatttagcatgtcacttacaattgctatatatatgtCAGAGCACGCCTccggagcaactaggggttaagtgtcttgctcagggacacactggctgatgtatcgcagtgggaatcgaacccaggtctcccacaccaaaggtcatatccactgcgccatcgcCACCCAATGACCCAGAATAATCTGTCACACTCCACTCCACTAATGCTCTATGCACCTACATGCAAAACTAAATCCTGCTCCTTCTCCAAGGGCTTTATAAAAAGGATTCTGGGAAACGTATAACTGACTGCAGGTAAGTTAAAAAACGGCTACAccagaaaaatgacaaaagattTACTACAAAACTCCATAACAAATTATTTTGTGAACTATAGTAAACATTATATGAGGATGTACAACAGTTGATCTGACAACAAGACTGAACAGCAATCTGAACCAGTCGTTCTGCCTCGTTAAACATCATATACACCGTGAATGCCTTCCGGGAGAAAGTGTGCGTCCTCATCCAGAATTCCCACAATTCAGCACCTCTCGCCCCTATCTATGGCAACAGGGTTTTGTAAATGTGCCCATTTGGAACAAATATTAACGCTTATGTCTTAATATTGTTTGGATGACACATTATATAAACCAGTTTATTTGAAGCGTACTGAACCCTTTACACCTCTCTCCGCTGGACCACGGCTGAGTCCCGGGACAAACAAGTACCAACAAATATCAGCCGGGCTAAATGGGAGCGTGtgagtttgtgtttgtgagtgacTTATTAGCCAGTTCCATGAGGTGCTTTTAAAATCTAAAAACTTGTCCAACAACTATGGCTGTACTGAGTAGTTTGAAGGTTTTTCATAACGTTGCCATTCAAATTCTAAAATCAACATTCGAATGCTTTTCATTTACTTATATTGCACGTCAATTGCATGTCTATTAAACCTGGTATTTCTGCACTGTTGCAGATTAGGCTACACtaatattattagtattataccATTTGTAGAAATAGATTCCACTGGTGGCTGCGTAAAATTGTTTCCAACTCGTGTGATCCAAACATTTCCTCTCGTAGCATAATGTTTCTATAAGCATAAAAAGGTGCGAttgttattttgtcattattttatgCCCCGATTGGATCAGCCTGCTGcctaaatgtatttatgttgatAAAACTGACGAGTTATATATTGAAAGTTGATCTAATAAAAAAGGCTAACTCATTTAATCCAATGaatcactttattcaaagtGAGCATTGCCGAGGAATTCTTATTTTTTAGGGTGATGATAGAGATACAATGTTACTCAAACAGCCGTCAGTTACTCGaaaattaaaaaactaaaatctgtGGGATGAACCCTGAAGGAGTTGCTGTACCTGTCTGCAGCAGGGGGTCATCCTGTAGGACTGGTCGCAGGAAGTCTTCGCCCTCCCAGGGTAAGGGAGCGTCTGGCAGCCCCGTCAGACAGGATGCaacacatttctgtaaacaaaaATATCAGATCATAAAAACATCCATCAAAATTTAACCTTCCTAATAGTCATCTCTTTCGTTTTTTTCAAGTGAGGCACTTTATTCAAAAGCTATTTCCCCATTTTCCCAATCGTCCTCCTGAATCAGAAATTGATTCAATTCTCACCTTCGACTCTGGTCAAAGACAACTGATTTCAACCATTTATGGTAAAATGATCTCCTTAACCCCTTCCCCAATTGACTCCCTTAAGCTAACCTGGAAGCATGATTTGGGCATTGACATTTCCGACGACCAGTGGAAAAACATTCTCAGTTTAGTTCACTCTTCATCTATTTGTGCTAGACATGCCCTAATTCAATGTAAAGTGCTTCACAGAGCTCATTTCACTAATGCCAGACTGGTAAAACTGTTTCCTAACAGAAGTGATGCCTGTAACAGATGCAAACAATCCCCAGCCGATCATCTTCACATGATCACATGACACGTTCTGGTCCGGTGCTAGCAGATTATTGGTCCGACATTTTCAGAACTCTCTCACAGGCCCTCAATTACACTTGTCCCTAAATCCTTGAGTGTCCTGTTCGGCCTTTCCCCAATCACATGTATACCAGCTACAGCGCACTGCGTCGTTGCCTTTACTACTTTGCTGGCCAGGCGCGCCATCCTCCTTAAATGGAAGCATGCTTCTCCTCCATCACATGACGATTGGATAAGAGAGGTATTGCAATGCATCCACCTTGAAAAAATTAGACAGACACTCTCTTAAAGGTTCGCAGAGATCATTTCATAAAACTTGGAGCCCTATTGAAGGCCTTATCGTGATGTCAAGACCTCCTGACTAAACTTCTGTGGGGAGGTGGGagacttttcttcttttgtttactgTCTCATTAtcattataatatttttttatttatttttttttttacttgtgagTGCTACAAGTggcattgggggggggggtgcatgGGTGTGGGTCTATATTGCTGTGTGGAACTGTtctattgatttttcttttctttcagacACCTTGTTGCATCTTACATCTGTTGTAACACCCTGTATATGTCTGCAGAAGacttaataaatataaaaacatccatCAATCCGATTGCATTTTTTATAAGTCATAATGTCAGTGGATTTGTTTTGGAGGAAATATTAACAATCCCGATGAACACAAAGGTatgaacaaaaaatgtaaactgaGAACTGTAACAATATAGTGTAATTGTTAAATCCCATCTCATTACAGACAGTACTTACTGTTGACCGTATGTAGTTGATCATCTTTATGTAACCGTAGTCATCTAAATCTaataaggaaaacaaaaaaaggtgagCCATTTCAACAAAACTCAATAATCCTCTGGTTCTTAAAGGATGCAGAGAGCATCTGGGTCTACTTACTGTGTTTTCTTATCAAGTCTACAAGGTTGACCTGGTGCTCAGCCGTGCAGTGCTGCAGGGTGGCAGGCACAGAGCTCAGCAACCTGAAAACCAAAGTTACTAATTAGGCAGGGAAATCTGTTTCGTTAAAATGTATAAGCTTACGCATTGTCATCTTTCAAAATCAAAACCAGTTGTATTGCTTTGTTCTCCtcatcacctacaaagcccCTAACTCACTGACCTCCTGCACCGACATACTCCTACCTGCACACCACAACCTCCTCACCTGGTCCCAGCACCGGACCAGGGGGGGACAGGGCCTTCCCCATTAGTGCCCCCCTCACTCTGGAAGTCTCTTCTCCAACACCTCAGACATTCTACCTCAGTCCCCTCTTTCAAAACCACACTCAAAACCCACCTATTTTaaatccccctccccctccctctttgTCATTGTTGTAGctgtttttaaactgtttttgctTTGACTGGTtctgttgatgttgtttttaatagggctgtgctcgattgaagaaattcttagtcgactaacactcattcaattgtatcgactaatcgattagctgatttaatcgacagatctgtaaatctgagtttctccgcaaagagtcttTAATTCTtgcgtttaccagagatgtgctcgtacgtttcttggaaataagtcattcagcatgaaaaaaagcatcaaaaacgactaatcgactaaagaaatccaAGTTAActagaccaaaacgaccgattagtcgactaagagggagcagccctagtttttACCATGTAAAGTGCCTTTGAAAATATACTGGatgataacataaaaaaattttaTGAATAGAAAACACTTGGTTCTGGAGTTTGGATTTCCAATTATTATTGTACCTGTTCATGTCACAGTCCCCTGGGTTCGGAAGCAAGGATGAAAACATCTGTGCAGACTGACTTACCCAAAATAATCTCAATCTTCTTGACTGATTTTGAGCTTTCAAATAGAAATACCCAGCGAGAGTGAAGAGACAGACAGTTCGGATTCTTTCTGTTCCGATAACTGGCTACTAAGTAAACATGCAAAGTCATCTCACCTGTCACAGAACAGACAGGTAACGGCAACTGGCTGACtgtcctcctcgtcctcctcctccatccactGCTCTTCATCATTATCAATGTCTTCATCATCACCGTCAGAGAGCTCGGGCATCTCGTCAGCAACTCCATCACAGTCTGTCAAAGTGGAGCCCTTATTATAGCTGCATGTACACACTCACTTCGGCGGTGTCGATGTAGCTTAAGCTAATAACATTGCTCAGATGCATTAGCATTAACGTTACAGCGGGGCAAAAAAAGGCTGCTGACGCAACAAAAGACAAAGTTCATTAACTATATACGTAATGGAAATTGTCGCTAGCCAAAATAAGTACTTACATGTTTAACAGCTACAGTTTGGGGGGTATAAATGTGCTACTTACCACACTCACGTGGGTCTGTGTATTCTGCCATGATGTCGCCTTGGTTTCAGCAGCAGTCAGTGGACTTCCTGATGACGTTTGGTGACGTAAAGAAGTCAGAAGAGGCCCTTCCAGATGAACACCACAAGATGTCGCCAAAGTTTATGTTATGACGCAGCGGATCTTCAGGTGACAAATGATGACTCCTCCAGatcaacaggtttttattaTCACCTTTTAAACAGTGCAGATCTTCCATTCCATGCAGTTTCCACCCACAGTCATCTAAACTCTACCACCAACACTGTGCTTACTTTTACCattattattcataatattaaTAAGAATTTGAGAATGCTGGTTCTATAAATTTAGCCTTATCTGcttacaggtaaaaaaaaacaaaaaaaactctggggatgttcttttcttttcaaggTGCTCAAatacgttgttttttttgatGAAACACCATCGGCATCTTagtaattatttattataataataatacattttatttaatagtGCCTTTAATGGCGCTCAATGTCACCTTTGGATCAGTAATCAAACATGCAATAAGCAACAGAACATAGGTCAGCAATGAAGTAAAATCGGTTTAAAATAAGATGCAGTTGTTGCAGttaaataaagatttatttatttacttatttatttatcttaaaCCCATAGACTATAtaaaatagcctacattttcTGGAGAAGAATGAGTCCATGTCATGTATTTAGAGCCCAGTGAGTGTAACCACATTCAGTCACAAGGCGGCGCTGCTAGATCAAGGAAAGAAAAGGCGATCGTATTTGAATATCAGATCTCAAACACAAATTCAAAGTGTTTCACAGAGCAATGAAATACATCAAAACACAAGAATAGGCAAATACAATTCAGTAAAGTGGAAGAAATAagttaaaataacataaaatagaGATAAATTCTAGGGACACAAGTTGATTATTGTATTATCTGGTCTGTCTACCTTCAATACACATTTATTCCATctctatttgttttgttttatttatcttgaacaatcaacatactataaaagacgaaaagaaaaactaatctgataaaaacacaaaatgaaaacaaaatcatATACATATCAATCCAAATCcatcaaaaaagaaaacaaaggatGAGCTcgagaaggagagaaggagcaggcagaagcaTAATGCTTATAAAGTCCTGCCTCTACTACTATTAATAGATATGCTTATACAGCATACAAAAATTGTAAGTCATACAATAATCCAATACCTTAATCAACATACAACTATACACTGTGTGTACATTCCCATTCATATATTCAGGTCATCTTTCTATATTGGTCAAGTATTGTTTTCTtgaatctttatttttttgaactGTTTAATATTATGGCTCTGTTTGATTTCATTGTTTACACCAAGCCACAAAGTCACCCCACAAACTGAAATACACATGCTTTAAAGAGTAGTTGGtaggcgcctgggtagctcacctgctGGAGCGCGCACCCCTGTACAGaggccacacaaaaaaaaacaatcctaAAAGAGTAGTTCGTACAAGAGGTTGTTGAATATGAACACACATGCTGGTTGTATTTTGAGGATTTACATCATATTCTGGATATTTGACATTGCATGCTAGCACATGCAATATTTGAACTTGGTTCCAAGATGATTTGTCTTACAAGAAAACAAATTCACCAACAAAAGTAAGATCATAGGTTCAAATTCATCATGAAATCAAACTGGCTGTATAGCAGTTAACACCTTAAATTCATAACTTCTAGGATCACAATTTAGTTTTAGAGACGTGTAGGCAAAATTACTAACCAAACCCTAATTCACCAATTTTATTCAAAAATGTTGCATTGCTGGAATCCCATTAAAAATTCATATCTTCAATGGATTGCATTGTATCTGCATGTTACAGATACTGTTAAATCCAAAATGATCAAACACTGTTACTTACCTGTAATATAACATAGGTAGACAATAGGTATTGTTAATGTGTGCAATGTATGCCGTACTGATGTAGTATAGCACAGATATAGACACCACATATTAATATGGATAGTCATTATGGAAACATTTTTCTTGCcctgcctagggactgcagatgtaaattagcctaAGGGTAACTCTGGTAcaatgcatcaaatggcaacatTTATGTTAAAAATTGTACATGGTCActaacaaataaaatgaataaataaataaaacacacacgcacagttaaatattcataatattttaatGAAAAGGTTAAAGACATCCAATATTTTAATCTGGTGTAAAATAAATTCAAGCATTTACTTTAAGGAAGTTGTTCAGTGGGTTGTCTCCGAGCACAAATGTGCACATCCAAAAGTCTTGCAACAGTTCCCTGATGAAAATATAATCATTTTAAGACCCAAGAAATGAAACCCAAATACAATTTTAAGATTAAGTAATGTGAAAATCCTTTGACATCATGaggatgatgataatgatgatgtaaGTAGTGTTTGCAGTATGTAGTCCTCCTGTATATCTGTTGAAATGacctgaaaagaaaagaaaaaaagtttgggGACAGGTCACACAGAAAGTCACAGTCAAATTTGAACTGTCAAAGTCCAAAGAATTGGTTTAACTTTGCACAGCTAGAGCTTTAGAGCAAAAAGGTATATGGCTAAATCAGTTTTGCGTTTCGTTTGGAGAGTCCATTCTATAAATCTTTACCACAGCCATAAGTGGGCTGTGTCAAAACATGAAGGAATCTAAGATCTAAGTAGGGCATTACCATTATggagacaaaaaacaaaatattgcttccataAAAAAGTATTAATACTGTGCAGCCAGCAACCGCCCATTTGTGTGATGCACTACCCCACCAGTGTCCTGTGTCTAAATGTAAATGGGTTGACATTCATAGTCCTCAGATTGGAGTGGAGTCCAACATGGGTCAGGAAACATTGCTTGATCATGCGTTATCAATGTAAATGGGTAATATGTTTCTAACTAGGGTTGcacaatattgacaaaatgtgatattgcgatatcgatattaatttcgacatttttaaacatatgtaaaattacaaaagttatgggaaaacaCATAAAAATAAGATTCATAATgaataaaacaagttttcttacaacacaaggtttatttcaactgactgtcatattggactggtagaacatgaataaataaataaataaataaataaataaataaggaccatatatacagaacaggacatgtttcaCTGGTTGTactgtataaaaataaataaagagaacaagacaacttttctttcgcttctctgatttgttccattttgttgtctctatccatttcttcacttacactgtcactctgttgatatatgcacacacgtcacatggtacgctccatagggtttgtcacgtagtggacccgtgcgctgacaTGTACAAGTGGcgcggtaactggccaatgaaatgatgattATAGCGTTTCAGgcgggctctaaatcaaacacaactaagccacacagccaacggacgggacgcagcgctccgcaatataaacaaaatgtatCGCATACTTATCGCGACACTTTCAATATAACATTGCACATtgtgatatcgcgataacgatattgagtcgatatatcatgcacctCTCAGTTTGTTTCCTGCCTTCTCTTATGTCTCTGCACTCTTTCCCAGACTGGCGATGGCTTTGTTCTCCAGGATCTCCGTCTTCTGCTCAGGTTGAAGCAGAGTGTTTGCCACCATCGCTTTCGCCACCGCTTGGATTGAGATGGCCATGGACGTAGAAGACACAGCAGAAAGAGCACTGAAGAATTTCCTGGCGAGCCACTCAGCCGGCCGACTCTCCTGCCTATCTACCAACAAAACCCTATtggagaaaaacacagaaggtATTGATGATTTAGAGATTGGATTGGGTTGAGTTATTTGATGGTGAACAACCACTTAATACAGCAGATttgacatgtatttttttttcttcactgggGTAATTAACCACATTGATTCTCAACATGTCACTTCAAACAAAAGTCGCATGGTGCCTTGTTTACTGGATGGAGTTGTGGTAACCGGTCAGAACTGCCAAATTAGCAGCAGGGGAGTCAAAACAATCTCAATCCCAGTCCATCAAACATTAGTAAAGCGTAAtgtttattactttttcgagAGTTGATATCGACTAATGCCGACCATACACTAAGACTTCATAaaggattaattaattaattgggGCTACGGATAGGCAGAGGTGAAgggatgggtcttgaggcgggacctgaagatggtgagggactcagaggtgtgGATCtgttgggggagggagttccagagcctgggagctgccctggagaaggctctgtccccaaaactgcaGA carries:
- the prmt3 gene encoding protein arginine N-methyltransferase 3 isoform X2, translating into MAEYTDPRECDCDGVADEMPELSDGDDEDIDNDEEQWMEEEDEEDSQPVAVTCLFCDRLLSSVPATLQHCTAEHQVNLVDLIRKHNLDDYGYIKMINYIRSTKCVASCLTGLPDAPLPWEGEDFLRPVLQDDPLLQTDPEELCEGSSLSMCPSSGAESHDALQQRARAAEERARSSEEALARAMDDLHKLKLLAQGLVLNAETSRSGNTGAVAELREDEDEAYFSSYGHYSIHEEMLKDKVRTESYRDFMYRNPEVFRDKVVLDVGCGTGILSMFAARAGAKKVLAVDQSEIIYQAMDIVRSNQLEDKITLIKGRIEDIKLPVEKVDIIISEWMGYFLLFESMLDSVLYARDLYLADGGSVYPDLCNISLAAVGDTQKHQDHIAFWDDVYGFDMACMKKAVVPEAMVEVVKTETLISEPTVIQTIDCNRVCLSELEFASDFCLKITNTTDCTPPVIYQRCCAKGARQYNQQRHLSAHVDGLCFGI